A DNA window from Mycoplasmopsis pullorum contains the following coding sequences:
- a CDS encoding ABC-F family ATP-binding cassette domain-containing protein: protein MLEVQNLSKIFSDKKLFEGVNIKFTEGNTYGIIGANGAGKSTFLKILAGVIEPTSGQIIKEKNKRISVLSQNHNEYDDMIVTEVVIMGNTDLYKIKEQKDAIYANPEATMDDYTLAGELEEKYGELGGWTAENDAQELLSHLSIPAEKWYLQMKDLTANQKIKVLLAKALFGNPDILIMDEPTNHLDLKSIKWLENFLIDYPNVVIVVSHDSDFLDSICTHIVDIDYSEAKMYTGNYSFWKQSSELAREMMKQSNLKKEAQIEKLKEFIARFSANASKSKQATSRKKSLEKIQLDEIKPSNRKYPYVRWDMHRDHGKQILTVEDLTYKNENGDVLFENVSFSLNPGEKMVLIGDDDIAKTRLLQILAGELEPTSGTVNWGQTIKFSYFPNENSKYFQNDENILEWISKWPLENSTQETKDNSDSRMRGFLGRMLFSNDSVFKNVKVTSGGEKARLMFSRMMLLESNFIILDQPLDHLDAESIDSVIEGVKTYKGGAIFTTYNRAFVNQCADVILELQEPGKSFLFRGTLEEYEEAMDY from the coding sequence ATGCTAGAAGTACAAAATTTATCGAAAATTTTTAGTGATAAGAAGCTTTTTGAAGGTGTTAATATTAAGTTTACTGAAGGAAATACATACGGTATTATTGGAGCTAACGGAGCTGGAAAAAGTACATTTTTAAAAATTTTAGCTGGTGTTATTGAACCTACTTCAGGACAAATTATTAAAGAAAAAAATAAGAGAATCAGTGTTCTTTCACAAAATCATAATGAATATGACGACATGATTGTAACCGAGGTCGTGATCATGGGGAATACTGACTTATATAAAATTAAAGAACAAAAAGATGCAATTTATGCAAACCCTGAAGCAACAATGGATGATTACACATTAGCTGGTGAATTGGAAGAAAAGTATGGTGAACTTGGTGGTTGAACTGCGGAAAACGATGCACAGGAATTATTAAGTCATTTATCAATTCCTGCTGAAAAATGATATTTACAAATGAAGGATCTAACTGCTAATCAAAAAATTAAAGTTCTTTTAGCAAAAGCGTTATTTGGAAATCCTGATATCTTAATCATGGACGAACCAACTAACCACTTGGATCTTAAAAGTATTAAATGATTAGAAAACTTTTTAATTGATTATCCTAACGTTGTTATTGTTGTTTCTCACGACTCGGACTTCTTAGATTCAATTTGTACACACATCGTTGATATTGACTATTCAGAAGCTAAAATGTACACAGGTAACTATTCATTCTGAAAACAATCATCTGAATTAGCTCGTGAAATGATGAAACAATCAAACCTTAAAAAAGAAGCTCAAATTGAAAAACTTAAAGAATTCATCGCTCGTTTTAGTGCTAATGCTTCTAAATCGAAACAAGCTACAAGTAGAAAAAAATCACTTGAAAAAATTCAATTAGATGAAATTAAACCATCAAACCGTAAATATCCTTATGTGCGTTGAGACATGCACAGAGACCACGGAAAACAAATTTTAACAGTTGAAGATTTAACATATAAAAACGAAAATGGAGACGTTTTATTTGAAAATGTTTCATTTAGCTTAAATCCAGGTGAAAAGATGGTCCTAATCGGGGACGATGACATTGCAAAAACAAGATTATTACAAATTTTAGCTGGTGAGTTAGAACCTACATCTGGGACAGTTAACTGGGGACAAACAATTAAATTCAGTTATTTTCCAAATGAAAACTCTAAATACTTCCAAAATGATGAAAATATTCTTGAATGAATTAGTAAGTGACCTTTAGAAAACTCAACTCAAGAAACTAAAGATAACAGTGACTCGAGAATGCGTGGTTTCTTAGGTCGTATGCTTTTCTCAAATGATTCTGTTTTCAAAAATGTTAAAGTCACCTCCGGAGGGGAAAAAGCTCGTTTAATGTTTTCAAGAATGATGTTACTTGAAAGTAACTTTATTATTCTAGACCAACCTCTTGACCACCTTGATGCTGAAAGTATTGATTCTGTGATCGAGGGAGTTAAAACCTACAAAGGTGGAGCAATTTTCACTACCTATAATAGAGCATTTGTTAACCAATGTGCTGACGTTATTTTAGAACTTCAAGAACCAGGTAAAAGTTTCTTATTCCGTGGTACACTCGAAGAATACGAAGAAGCTATGGATTATTAA